From the Veillonellales bacterium genome, one window contains:
- a CDS encoding deoxyguanosinetriphosphate triphosphohydrolase, whose protein sequence is MNVRERVEAQEYKILSPFARKSREAVRSQGETACDFRTAFQRDRDRIIHSKAFRRLKHKTQVYISPGDHYRMRMTHSLEVAQISRTIARGLMLNEDLTEAIALGHDVGHTPFGHAGEYALRDIIGHYNHNEQSLRVVEYLERDGQGLNLTLEVKDGIVNHTGGSKPFTLEGSIVRNGDRIAYLCHDYDDGIRAGMIKPGELPPNVADTLGTKPSNMITVMVSDMIQSSEGLNEIKMSPDVKAAMDHFREFMFSRIYHSPVLEPDRKKAQHVIHKLFEYFMENPADLPVEFMNREKEWGLQTTVTDYIAGLTDMYAIHLFEQLFIPARWIKQ, encoded by the coding sequence ATGAATGTTCGGGAACGCGTTGAAGCTCAGGAGTATAAAATATTGTCGCCTTTTGCCAGAAAAAGCCGGGAAGCCGTGCGGTCTCAGGGAGAAACGGCATGCGATTTTCGTACTGCATTTCAGCGTGACCGTGACCGGATTATTCACAGCAAAGCTTTCCGGCGCTTAAAGCATAAAACGCAGGTGTATATATCACCGGGTGATCATTACCGTATGCGAATGACGCATAGCCTGGAAGTGGCGCAGATTTCCCGGACCATTGCCCGGGGACTGATGCTGAATGAGGATTTAACCGAGGCAATTGCCTTAGGTCACGATGTCGGCCATACACCTTTCGGCCATGCCGGGGAGTATGCATTGCGTGACATTATCGGCCACTACAATCATAACGAACAAAGTTTGCGTGTGGTAGAATATCTGGAACGAGATGGACAGGGGTTAAATTTAACATTGGAAGTAAAAGATGGGATTGTGAACCATACCGGCGGCAGTAAACCCTTTACACTGGAAGGCAGTATTGTACGAAATGGGGACCGCATTGCCTATTTGTGCCACGATTACGATGATGGGATTCGGGCGGGAATGATCAAGCCGGGAGAGCTGCCGCCGAATGTGGCAGATACGCTGGGGACGAAACCGTCGAATATGATTACGGTGATGGTTTCCGATATGATTCAGTCGTCGGAAGGTTTGAATGAAATCAAAATGTCGCCGGATGTCAAGGCCGCCATGGATCACTTCCGGGAATTTATGTTTTCCCGAATCTATCATTCCCCTGTGCTGGAGCCGGACCGGAAAAAGGCTCAGCATGTTATTCATAAACTGTTTGAGTATTTTATGGAGAATCCGGCTGATTTGCCCGTGGAATTTATGAATCGGGAGAAGGAGTGGGGGCTGCAGACGACGGTTACCGACTATATTGCCGGATTAACCGATATGTACGCGATTCATTTGTTTGAGCAGCTGTTTATTCCGGCGAGGTGGATTAAACAGTAA